The proteins below come from a single Stigmatopora argus isolate UIUO_Sarg chromosome 11, RoL_Sarg_1.0, whole genome shotgun sequence genomic window:
- the bfsp1 gene encoding filensin → MFKSSYLRKEVRKEKYERSDVFGEEPEDSAGVSAIQGWENLQELNGRFARYINRARVLEQRNAVFRKQLETLQRMEEASGLEEAFKEQIQVNGRRIRELASDRGKLERELRDACRMLDEFTSKYRNECDYQEQLRGTLEQLNKEADNALLKNLENQIQSQFLQDDINSTRERHRKNLAEIQTYVHILQQINQTLPLAPTVSVGISEEQEKLLVQSRLPALKSQLEEYKSALCQLQAQKQRLHAEAAMLEQAIRNTQESFDDEIQLNNEQIESLRKEIEDAERALERFTSECRHLAMYQTSLENELERYKRIIENEDNRLNSAIIGTPVTLFTTSYHYTQAPPSTNRGRDITLAIQDISNIKPRQKIMAKKVQKKKDITPRDMLDNNQEEANPPEDDNTKGDMSEENVRRTEERSAFSGLSPQDVPDGAQISKAFDTLCNIVRDRMRKYKKPEPIADFYTKGRYVLVTGEGSYPDPRFCTSIPSAGHVIVTIKDQALGRLTPQPSQPTPCPRPRVPTPPSHLAGGKEDKGGKGKDGNGTGKKDPDPQPKDPHLKDPQAKDPQDPKDPIQPFSGPTDPTPAVDPTKPKKKTDDNGTGGTTPKSMPRTSSSSSTSSSGTGTSTSSGSSSSSSTSSSSSSSSSSSSGSSSSSGSGTSSSSGTGSSSSSFTPDAMTYEKVVLESVEKFSDGRKLKGYEETSMVVETTIEKSSKKKH, encoded by the exons ATGTTCAAGAGCAGCTACCTCCGCAAGGAGGTGCGCAAGGAAAAATACGAGCGCTCCGACGTCTTCGGCGAGGAGCCCGAGGACTCGGCGGGGGTCTCGGCCATCCAGGGATGGGAGAACCTGCAGGAGCTGAACGGACGCTTCGCCCGCTACATCAACCGGGCCCGCGTGTTGGAGCAGCGCAACGCCGTCTTCCGCAAGCAGCTGGAGACGCTGCAGCGCATGGAGGAGGCCAGCGGACTGGAGGAGGCCTTCAAGGAGCAGATCCAGGTCAACGGAAGGCGGATCCGAGAGCTGGCCTCCGACCGCGGGAAACTGGAGAGGGAGCTGAGGGACGCCTGTCGGATGTTGGATGAGTTCACCAGCAA ATACAGAAACGAATGTGATTATCAAGAACAACTGAGAGGAACACTGGAACAACTAAACAAG GAGGCCGACAACGCCCTGCTGAAAAACTTGGAGAACCAGATCCAGTCTCAGTTCCTCCAGGATGACATCAACTCCACTAGAGAAAGACACAGAAAG AACCTTGCGGAGATTCAGACCTACGTCCACATTTTGCAGCAAATCAACCAGACGCTTCCCCTGGCTCCTACCGTGTCCGTAGGCATCTCAGAG GAGCAAGAGAAGCTACTGGTGCAGAGCAGATTGCCCGCCCTCAAGAGTCAGCTGGAGGAGTACAAGAGCGCCCTCTGCCAGTTGCAGGCACAAAAACAACGTCTTCACGCGGAG GCGGCCATGTTGGAGCAAGCCATCCGCAACACCCAGGAGAGTTTCGATGACGAGATCCAGCTGAACAACGAGCAGATCGAATCGCTGCGCAAGGAGATCGAGGACGCCGAGAGGGCCCTGGAGAGGTTCACCAGCGAGTGTCGTCACTTGGCCATGTACCAGACGTCGCTGGAGAACGAGCTGGAGAGGTACAAGAGGATCATCGAGAACGAGGACAACAG ATTGAATTCTGCAATTATCGGCACCCCGGTGACCCTCTTCACCACCAGTTACCACTACACACAAGCCCCTCCTTCCACAAACCGGGGTAGAG ATATCACGCTGGCCATCCAAGATATCAGCAACATAAAACCTCGGCAGAAGATCATGGCCAAGAAAGTCCAGAAGAAGAAAGACATTACCCCTCGTGATATGCTGGACAACAATCAGGAGGAAGCAAATCCTCCAGAAGACGACAACACCAAGGGCGACATGTCGGAGGAGAACGTCAGGAGGACCGAGGAGAGGTCCGCGTTCTCCGGATTGTCTCCGCAGGACGTTCCGGACGGAGCTCAGATCAGCAAGGCTTTCGACACGCTTTGCAACATCGTCAGAGACCGGATGCGGAAGTACAAGAAGCCGGAACCCATCGCCGACTTTTACACCAAGGGTCGTTACGTTCTGGTCACCGGGGAGGGAAGCTATCCGGACCCTCGCTTCTGCACTTCCATACCGTCTGCCGGACACGTCATCGTCACCATTAAAGATCAGGCGCTCGGACGCTTGACCCCTCAACCATCTCAACCCACTCCGTGTCCCAGACCTAGAGTTCCCACGCCGCCGTCTCATTTGGCGGGAGGAAAGGAAGACAAAGGCGGGAAAGGCAAGGACGGTAATGGCACGGGTAAAAAAGACCCTGACCCTCAACCCAAAGACCCCCATCTCAAAGACCCTCAAGCCAAAGACCCTCAAGATCCAAAAGACCCTATCCAGCCATTCTCCGGCCCCACAGATCCGACTCCCGCGGTGGATCCGACCAAACCAAAGAAGAAAACAGACGACAACGGAACCGGCGGGACGACTCCCAAATCCATGCCCCGGACTTCCAGTAGCAGTTCCACTTCCAGCAGCGGCACTGGGACCAGCACCAGTTCAGGCTCCAGTTCCAGCTCAAGCACCAGTTCCAGTTCCAGTTCCAGCTCTAGCTCCAGTTCCGGCTCCAGTTCCAGTTCCGGCTCCGGCACCAGCTCCAGTTCCGGCACCGGTTCCAGCTCCAGTAGCTTCACCCCAGACGCCATGACCTACGAGAAGGTGGTCTTGGAGTCCGTAGAGAAGTTCTCAGACGGGCGCAAGCTCAAAGGCTACGAGGAGACCTCCATGGTGGTGGAAACCACCATCGAGAAATCCAGCAAGAAGAAACATTAG